A genomic stretch from Chitinophaga agri includes:
- a CDS encoding sulfite oxidase-like oxidoreductase, with product MEESEKLRRVVEARMKLKARFEDKMSQTPSMADDKPMGSGRPNRHGMPVVPVGQVLTRKWPVLDLGIEPEISHEEWRLTIDGAVEHPVELTWDEFMALPQTEDTSDFHCVTTWSKLDMNWKGVRLLDLAALAQPKENATHILCYGYDDYTTNVSLEEALKPDVLLAHTVEGAPLPREHGGPVRMITPQLYAWKGSKWIRRIEFLTQNKLGFWEERGYSDTAYPWRNDRYS from the coding sequence ATGGAAGAATCAGAAAAGCTCAGAAGGGTAGTAGAAGCCCGTATGAAACTCAAGGCCCGCTTTGAGGACAAAATGAGCCAGACCCCGTCCATGGCGGATGATAAGCCAATGGGCAGTGGCCGGCCTAATCGCCATGGAATGCCGGTGGTGCCGGTCGGACAGGTACTGACCCGTAAGTGGCCGGTACTGGACCTGGGTATAGAACCGGAGATCTCCCATGAAGAATGGCGCCTGACGATAGACGGGGCTGTTGAACATCCTGTCGAGCTGACCTGGGACGAGTTCATGGCGTTGCCGCAGACGGAAGATACTTCCGACTTTCACTGTGTAACTACCTGGTCTAAACTGGACATGAACTGGAAAGGTGTACGCCTGCTGGACCTGGCGGCGCTGGCACAGCCGAAGGAGAATGCCACGCACATCCTGTGTTACGGATATGACGATTATACCACCAACGTATCGCTGGAGGAAGCCCTGAAGCCGGATGTATTACTGGCACACACGGTAGAAGGCGCGCCGCTGCCCAGAGAGCATGGTGGGCCGGTAAGGATGATCACACCACAGCTGTATGCCTGGAAAGGGTCTAAATGGATCCGCAGGATCGAATTTCTGACGCAGAATAAACTGGGCTTCTGGGAAGAACGGGGATATTCTGATACGGCTTATCCGTGGAGGAACGACCGTTATAGCTGA